A section of the Methanobacterium formicicum DSM 3637 genome encodes:
- a CDS encoding class I SAM-dependent methyltransferase: MSNLDSYRAKKDHIRENLNKYTIKAYKSLSEIENPRILDVGCGTGVPTVELARISGGNITALDDNENSLNMLKAKIKAWELDKKVTVLNDSIFTMDVPDESFDIIWAEGSVFVMGFENSIKNWRRFLKSDGFLVIHDDSKDKDKKLELVKKHGYRLIDEFELSHQVWSDEYYKPLEQLIKTFKDKQPDDQNLINELNKDQIEIDQSFSSVMASSLIIIIQKT, from the coding sequence AAAGCATACAAATCACTCTCTGAGATTGAAAATCCTCGTATTTTAGATGTTGGGTGTGGAACAGGAGTTCCAACAGTAGAACTGGCCAGAATATCTGGAGGGAATATCACTGCCCTGGATGATAATGAAAACTCATTGAATATGTTAAAAGCCAAGATAAAAGCCTGGGAATTGGATAAAAAGGTGACAGTACTTAATGATTCAATTTTCACCATGGATGTCCCTGATGAAAGCTTTGATATTATCTGGGCAGAAGGTTCAGTATTTGTAATGGGCTTTGAAAATAGTATAAAAAACTGGCGCCGCTTCCTAAAAAGTGATGGATTTTTAGTAATTCATGATGATAGTAAAGATAAGGATAAAAAGCTTGAACTGGTTAAAAAGCATGGGTACCGGCTCATTGATGAATTTGAATTATCACACCAGGTGTGGTCGGATGAATACTATAAACCATTAGAACAGCTGATTAAAACTTTTAAAGATAAGCAACCTGATGATCAAAATCTTATAAATGAACTGAACAAGGACCAAATAGAAATTGATCAAAGTTTTTCTTCGGTGATGGCCAGTTCTTTAATAATTATTATTCAAAAGACGTGA
- a CDS encoding anaerobic ribonucleoside-triphosphate reductase activating protein has product MRIGNHITSTLEFPGKMSVVFFTAGCNLLCPYCHNPEIIDLESGEDTPLEELFTKIEDSRDFIDAVVITGGEPLLQSEDIKNIFEYCQEYDLKTKLDTNGCYPKKLENIIGLVDYVALDVKAPFAKYKEIIGDDVGDLVKKSMEIAYDADCYLECRTTYVPSLMSTADMEEIAKEITCDLYTIQQFRNRVVFDEKLKDIPNTTQKELLIIANKIKPFLNKVKIKTGEFGDEIIK; this is encoded by the coding sequence ATGCGAATTGGAAACCATATTACTTCAACTCTGGAATTTCCAGGAAAAATGTCAGTTGTCTTTTTTACTGCTGGATGTAATTTATTATGCCCCTACTGCCACAATCCAGAAATTATAGACCTGGAAAGTGGAGAAGATACCCCATTAGAAGAGTTATTTACCAAAATTGAAGACTCCCGTGATTTTATTGATGCCGTGGTAATTACCGGTGGTGAACCTCTCCTGCAGAGTGAGGATATAAAGAATATCTTTGAATACTGCCAGGAATACGATTTAAAGACCAAACTGGATACCAATGGATGTTATCCTAAAAAGCTTGAAAATATTATAGGATTAGTAGATTACGTTGCACTGGACGTTAAAGCACCATTTGCTAAATATAAAGAAATCATTGGCGATGATGTGGGCGATCTGGTTAAAAAGAGTATGGAAATTGCATATGATGCCGATTGTTACCTGGAGTGCAGAACCACCTACGTACCATCACTGATGAGTACCGCAGATATGGAAGAAATTGCAAAGGAGATTACCTGCGATCTTTACACCATCCAGCAGTTTAGAAATCGTGTGGTTTTCGATGAAAAACTAAAAGACATCCCCAACACCACTCAAAAAGAGCTTTTAATAATCGCTAATAAGATAAAACCCTTCTTAAATAAAGTTAAAATCAAAACCGGTGAATTCGGAGATGAAATTATAAAATAA
- the cfbA gene encoding sirohydrochlorin nickelochelatase, with protein sequence MNTESNSNEKIGILLIGHGSSLSQSNDVIYKLSAMYKETSPYPVEVGFMNIEKPSIPTALNTLAGKGVDRIIAAPIFLAHGLHTKEDIPYMLGLGEARKDAGYYNQEQEPIEFDGEIVYIEPMGADPRIVDVIKKKVEESLG encoded by the coding sequence ATGAATACAGAATCAAACAGCAATGAAAAGATAGGGATCTTACTGATTGGGCATGGGAGTAGCTTATCCCAGAGTAACGATGTGATTTACAAGTTATCTGCAATGTATAAAGAAACATCCCCCTACCCGGTTGAAGTGGGATTTATGAACATTGAAAAACCATCAATACCCACTGCACTCAACACCCTGGCAGGAAAAGGGGTTGACCGGATTATTGCAGCACCGATCTTTCTAGCCCACGGCCTCCATACCAAGGAAGACATCCCATACATGCTTGGTTTAGGTGAAGCACGAAAGGATGCGGGTTATTATAACCAGGAACAGGAACCTATTGAATTTGATGGAGAAATTGTCTACATCGAACCAATGGGAGCAGATCCAAGGATCGTGGATGTGATTAAAAAGAAAGTGGAAGAATCACTTGGATAA